A region of the Lycium barbarum isolate Lr01 chromosome 1, ASM1917538v2, whole genome shotgun sequence genome:
CAATGTGGGAATGTCCTGATTTTTTTCCTGTATCAATTGACAGTGAAAAAGGACTTGACACTGCAGTGATTTTTCCTGGAATTAAACACGTACTCAAGAATAGCGCTATTCGTTCTTGGGTTGATTATTACACCATCGGAACTTATGATCATCACAACGATATATATACACCAGATGAGGGATTTGTAGACAATGAATATTCAGGATTAAGATTGGATTATGGAAGGTACTATGCTGCCAAGTCTTTCTTTGACAGTGCCAAAAACAGGAGGATCATTATTGCTTGGGTTAACGAGTCTACAAGTCCTGAAATAGATATCATCAAAGGATGGTCTGGTCTTCAGGTAATTAATTCGTTTTACGTCTGTCTTATAATTTATTTCTCACAAGTTTTATGTGAAACTATTTTCTTATTAGaccgtttaaaaaagaatgacattCTCAATGAAAGTTTTTTATAGCAGCACAAATACTATGTCGTATTTaaaatcacaagtttcaaaagtctcaTAGCAACATATATGTTGTGAAGTCTTCGGGTTTTTGTAACTTTGTGCTGAGTCaaattgtgtcacataaattagagCGAAGGGAGCACTTCTTTCGAACAACTCACAAAATCTAATGAATAATTGTTTTTTTGTTGGATTCTTTGGATAGCCTAGTGAACATTGTTATTGAGTAATAAATAAAAACTTATTCGCATTCGGTATTTATGCAAAGAAAAATCAATACAAGACATATATCTTTGATACATAGATTTACTACTTAACCATGGTTAAGTAATATGTATAAATTTTAATTGctaaagttaaattgtttgatTTGTATAAACACCagctatatatataaatatttaccTTGAGTAGTGGGGAAAAGGCATCATTACCCCCCTCACCTAGTAGCGTTTTTGCTACAACACACCTTACCTAATTTTTGGTCCTATCACCCCCCTCAACTAtttaaaaccgtaatattttGCTCCCTTAAGGCTGACGTGGACACTCGAACCAGATAAATTATATGCGGTGTGTGCACGCATTGTGGGTCCCACAAAGCCGCTACCTTttatctttttaatttatttatatttattactCTACCCAACCCATCCCCAATTATTTCCCAAACCAAAACCCGCCAAAATATTACCCGACCCAACCATGGATTAAATTATCATACACAGGGAATAAATTAAAAGCCCTAAATTAGAAAAGGAGAAACAATTTCGCTATTTTCGAGCCCTAAAATATCATACACCGTAACTAGTTGAAAAAGGAGAGAATTTGAGACTTGTGTTCTTCTAATTTGGGTCGGGTAATGGGATGAATATAGGAGAATGGAGTTTTGTTTGAGACTTGGGTCATATTTGTTTTGTTTGTAATTCGGGTCGGGTTTATTATTAAAGGAATTAATTTTGGATGGTGGGGGAATAAAATGGAGCTTTGGAATTGACACGTGGAAGATTCCCATTGGTTAGAAACTATTTTTTGGAAATCTTACGCGCCTCAAATATTTGGTCACATGCGAGTGTCCACGTCAGCCTTAAGGGGGCaaaatattacggttttaaatagtttaggggggtTATAGGACAAAAaattaggtaaggtgtgtcgtagcaaaaacgctactaggtgagaggggtaatgatgccttatcccGTGAGTAGTGTGAGTGGGACCTAACTTAGTTTAAACATCCAAAGTTATTTATGTGTTAGAGAATAACAATATCCTCAACTCTCATATATCTGCTTTAAGCTAAGTGTTGCCAATACTCAATACTAAGTACCAATTAGAAAATAACTATAATATTCATTGCCCGTATCCATCTCTAAATATTTTTTGGCTGTACTCACAAACTActgaattagttttttttttttataatattattttaatTATTGGTCATTATTGTAATTATTATACTATTACAGACGTTTCCTAGGGAAATTTGGCTTGATAGAGCTGGAAAGCAATTGGTTCAATGGCCAATAGAAGAAATCGAAACGCTAAGGTTAAATCAAGTTGAAATACAAAATATAACACTAGAAGCAGGCTCAAAGCGTGAAATTTCAAGTGTCACCGGTGCACAGGTATAGCTCTTTCAATGGCTTGAAGTTCAAGAACTTTCACAAAGTACTCATTATTAATGTTTTGTGCAACAAAATGACTTTCTTTTACGTTGACTTGGTATATGGTTCTATACTGTTGCTTATTATTGTTTCAGGCGGATGTAGAAATTTCTTTCTCAATTCCACTGGCAGTGCTTGAGCAGGCAGAGGTGCTGGAATCAAATTCGACTAATCCACAAGAGATAGCTAACCAAAGTGGTTCATCAACCAACACTGGTGTAGGACCTTTTGGGTTGCTAGTCTTGGCATCAAATAATATTGAAGAATATACTGCTGTATTCTTTAGAATTTTCAAACAGAATGACAAGTTTGTTGTGCTAATGGGATGTGACCAAAAAAGGTATCTCCCCACTTTCTTCCCTTTTAGGAAACCTATAGGCCAAGGTACATGATATGTTGCATATAAAGATTAGTTTAGCTTAAGTTGGTTTTCAAGAGTATGAGTGTTATTTTAATTACAAATTATTTTTCTACTTTTAGATATAGAAATTCATTATGAATTTTTGAAATGCAGGTCATCTTTAGGTCTTGAGTATGATAAAACTAATTATGGAGCCTTTTTGGATATTGATCCTGTTACAGAAAAGTTATCACTAAGAACTTTGGTAAGTTTCACTATGAAAATCTCCTAATCTTTGAATAGTGCAACACATATAGCATATTCAAGCTCGAAATACTATGTGTGATTGTTAGAGCAACCGAGCAAGAGTACATTTGATAGGTAATCTCATTGTTCTATTATATGGTGATCTATATCGACCCTATTTATGTAAAAGAGATTAGTTGTTAAGAGGCTCAAATTAcaataatttccaaattttatcCTAAAATGTAGGGAAATGAACATTTCTATACAACTTTTAAGAATTATTGACATTGGTACCTATAACTCAAAAAATATTTGGCAATAAGTAATTCATATAACTTTGCCTCTCTTTTTTTCCCTTCACCTTTTTCTCAACCACCTAGTtctcttcttcaacaatccctcGATAACCCATATAGTTTTAAGGTAGACCTCTCCAGCCGAAAAGTGGCAAAAACCCCATTTC
Encoded here:
- the LOC132644563 gene encoding beta-fructofuranosidase, insoluble isoenzyme CWINV3-like isoform X2 translates to MAQPYRTAYHFQPLKNWMNDPNGPMIYKGIYHLFYQYNPGSALWGNLHWGHSTSTDLINWTIHPPALLPSDPYDINGCWSGSATILQDGTPAMLYTGRDSQDTQLQNLAVPKDPSDPYLVEWIKSPSNPIMTPNEEEKELFRDPSTAWLGPDGIWRVIVGNEREHNGTALLYKSKNFIHWTETERPLHWSNESTMWECPDFFPVSIDSEKGLDTAVIFPGIKHVLKNSAIRSWVDYYTIGTYDHHNDIYTPDEGFVDNEYSGLRLDYGRYYAAKSFFDSAKNRRIIIAWVNESTSPEIDIIKGWSGLQTFPREIWLDRAGKQLVQWPIEEIETLRLNQVEIQNITLEAGSKREISSVTGAQADVEISFSIPLAVLEQAEVLESNSTNPQEIANQSGSSTNTGVGPFGLLVLASNNIEEYTAVFFRIFKQNDKFVVLMGCDQKRSSLGLEYDKTNYGAFLDIDPVTEKLSLRTLIDHSIVESFGGGGKACITTRAYPTLAINDNAHIFVFNNGSQHVEVSSLNAWSLKQAQIN
- the LOC132644563 gene encoding beta-fructofuranosidase, insoluble isoenzyme CWINV3-like isoform X1, with translation MIYKGIYHLFYQYNPGSALWGNLHWGHSTSTDLINWTIHPPALLPSDPYDINGCWSGSATILQDGTPAMLYTGRDSQDTQLQNLAVPKDPSDPYLVEWIKSPSNPIMTPNEEEKELFRDPSTAWLGPDGIWRVIVGNEREHNGTALLYKSKNFIHWTETERPLHWSNESTMWECPDFFPVSIDSEKGLDTAVIFPGIKHVLKNSAIRSWVDYYTIGTYDHHNDIYTPDEGFVDNEYSGLRLDYGRYYAAKSFFDSAKNRRIIIAWVNESTSPEIDIIKGWSGLQTFPREIWLDRAGKQLVQWPIEEIETLRLNQVEIQNITLEAGSKREISSVTGAQADVEISFSIPLAVLEQAEVLESNSTNPQEIANQSGSSTNTGVGPFGLLVLASNNIEEYTAVFFRIFKQNDKFVVLMGCDQKRSSLGLEYDKTNYGAFLDIDPVTEKLSLRTLIDHSIVESFGGGGKACITTRAYPTLAINDNAHIFVFNNGSQHVEVSSLNAWSLKQAQIN